In one Rutidosis leptorrhynchoides isolate AG116_Rl617_1_P2 chromosome 8, CSIRO_AGI_Rlap_v1, whole genome shotgun sequence genomic region, the following are encoded:
- the LOC139864086 gene encoding uncharacterized protein, with product MTIYETSDLVKLNQTFENKEDFLMQLRTKCVTEGFQIKPKYSDKSRYTATCISPNCSWQITARCIQDSNNFQVRKLNDLHTCSNTQILPNNKHATKKVLGNILKEVMKQEGRVYRPNDIRTDMSARFKKSLSYHQAWKAKCYAIEMLRGSLEDSFQILPNYLYNLRLSNPGSVTNIRTDNKGRFVMSYMSIGATTLSFVNYARPVIIVDGAHLKSRYLGTNLIAIAMDANNGILPLAYGIGAGETTDHWTRFFGNLRDSLQSLGCCIVNLTIISDRAPAIAAGISNVFLEVFNALCARHLLGNLKSVSKRVKSYEWHYWKMYKAYRKSDFDHHYGILARRIPDSARTLTTVGFNRWSRHHADHVRYA from the exons ATGACAATATATGAAACCTCAGATCTAGTTAAATTGAATCAGACTTTCGAAAACAAGGAAGATTTTCTTATGCAATTACGTACAAAGTGTGTTACTGAAGGGTTCCAGATAAAACCAAAGTACTCAGACAAGTCAAGGTATACAGCTACATGCATATCACCAAATTGTTCATGGCAAATTACTGCTAGGTGTATACAAGATAGCAACAACTTTCAAGTACGGAAGTTGAATGATCTACACACGTGCTCaaatacccaaattcttccgaacaATAAGCATGCCACCAAGAAGGTCCTAGGTAATATACTAAAAGAGGTGATGAAACAAGAAGGTCGTGTCTATCGACCAAATGATATAAGGACTGATATGTCGGCGCGATTTAAAAAAAGTCTATCATACCACCAAGCATGGAAAGCCAAATGTTACGCAATTGAGATGTTGAGGGGTAGTCTTGAAGATTCCTTTCAAATACTACCTAATTATCTATATAATCTTAGATTGTCTAACCCAGGTAGTGTAACCAACATTCGAACGGACAACAAAGGCAGATTTGTTATGAGTTACATGTCCATTGGTGCAACG ACACTTTCGTTTGTTAATTATGCACGACCAGTAATCATAGTCGATGGGGCTCATTTAAAAAGTCGTTACTTGGGGACTAACTTGATTGCTATCGCTATGGATGCTAACAATGGAATCCTTCCATTAGCCTATGGTATTGGAGCAGGAGAGACCACCGATCATTGGACAAGGTTTTTTGGTAATCTAAGAGACTCTCTACAGTCTTTGGGGTGTTGTATTGTTAATCTTACCATTATATCTGACAGGGCACCTGCAATAGCTGCTGGCATATCAAACGTATTTCTAGAAGTATTTAATGCACTATGTGCTAGACATTTGTTGGGAAACCTCAAAAGTGTGTCTAAAAGGGTTAAAAGTTACGAGTGGCACTACTGGAAAATGTACAAAGCGTATAGAAAATCCGATTTTGATCACCACTATGGTATACTAGCACGACGTATCCCTGACAGTGCACGTACACTCACTACTGTTGGGTTCAACAGATGGTCTAGACATCATGCAGATCATGTTCGGTATGCTTGA